The following coding sequences are from one Streptomyces sp. NBC_01232 window:
- a CDS encoding cytochrome P450, cyclodipeptide synthase-associated, with translation MPAVPARFSVLSKDFAAAPHRYFARLRERAPVHYEPAIDSYFLSRHEDVKRVLTDHEAFSTEMLQVRAEPVMRGPVLAQMTGAEHTAKRKIVVRAFTGRALERQIRAVHANAAELMAPFLARGRMDLVNDFGKPFAVHVALDVLGLDKGDWQQVAAWHGGVAEFVTSLALTPERRRHCIDCAEELETYLLPVIEQRRSRPGDDLISRLCTAEFGGVVMSDRDVTALIINVLVAAAEPADKTLALLFKHLIDRPEQLAQVRRDPRLLAAAIAETLRYSPPVQLIPRRAEQDAVFAGATVPAGATVFCMIGAANRDPGAFGDPDVFDIHRPDLGAARSFTAAAQHLSFGAGLHQCVGAAFARAEIETVAAMLLPLLDEVRYSPGFRYREAGLYTRGPLALSLDFTPVG, from the coding sequence ATGCCCGCGGTCCCTGCCCGTTTCAGTGTCCTGTCCAAGGACTTCGCCGCCGCCCCCCACCGCTACTTCGCACGGCTGAGGGAGCGGGCTCCGGTGCACTACGAGCCGGCGATCGACAGCTACTTCCTCTCCCGCCACGAGGACGTGAAGCGGGTGCTGACCGACCATGAGGCCTTCAGCACCGAGATGTTGCAGGTGCGTGCCGAGCCGGTGATGCGCGGGCCGGTCCTCGCCCAGATGACCGGCGCCGAGCACACCGCGAAACGGAAGATCGTCGTACGGGCGTTCACCGGACGGGCCCTGGAGAGACAGATACGCGCCGTCCACGCCAACGCCGCCGAGCTCATGGCCCCTTTCCTCGCCCGGGGGCGGATGGACCTGGTCAACGACTTCGGCAAGCCGTTCGCCGTGCACGTCGCGCTCGACGTCCTGGGGCTCGACAAAGGGGACTGGCAGCAGGTGGCCGCCTGGCACGGCGGGGTCGCCGAGTTCGTCACCAGCCTCGCCCTCACCCCCGAGCGCCGCCGGCACTGCATCGACTGCGCCGAGGAGTTGGAGACCTATCTCCTGCCCGTCATCGAGCAGCGGCGCAGCCGTCCCGGCGACGATCTGATATCGAGGCTGTGCACGGCCGAGTTCGGCGGTGTCGTCATGAGCGACCGCGACGTCACCGCGCTGATCATCAACGTCCTGGTCGCCGCCGCCGAGCCGGCGGACAAGACGCTCGCCCTGCTCTTCAAGCACCTGATCGACCGTCCCGAGCAGCTGGCGCAGGTCCGCCGGGACCCGCGGCTGCTGGCCGCCGCGATCGCGGAGACCCTGCGATACAGCCCGCCGGTCCAGCTCATTCCCCGCCGGGCGGAGCAGGACGCGGTGTTCGCCGGCGCCACCGTCCCGGCCGGTGCGACCGTCTTCTGCATGATCGGCGCGGCCAACCGGGATCCCGGCGCCTTCGGTGACCCGGACGTCTTCGACATCCACCGCCCGGACCTGGGCGCCGCCCGTTCCTTCACCGCGGCCGCCCAGCACCTGTCCTTCGGCGCCGGACTGCACCAGTGCGTCGGCGCGGCCTTCGCGCGTGCCGAGATCGAGACGGTCGCCGCGATGCTGCTGCCCCTGCTCGACGAGGTCCGCTACAGCCCCGGTTTCCGCTACCGGGAAGCCGGCCTGTACACGCGGGGGCCGCTCGCGCTGTCGCTGGACTTCACCCCCGTCGGCTGA
- a CDS encoding ATP-binding protein has protein sequence MVSVGERLSRARVRAFVGRDEELGRFGEALAGDPQAPFAFYVYGPGGIGKSTLLRRLADHARASGRLLVELDGRFVSRDPADFEHATGPFLDVPGTVLFVDSFEHCQWLESWLWHHFLPRAADDTLVVLAGRRAPQPQWTADPAWSRLLHVSELEPFSEEQARSLLVSAQIRPELRDRVLRFAGGNPLALSLAAAAGSEGCGRQEIWAPTADVLRTLLAGLIGEVPTAAHRRALEVAAQARSTSEELLAAVLPEEDVHPLFSWLRDLPFMESTHRGLHPHDAARETLAADLRWRAPNAFESMRRRLADEYLRLLREAPEERVWTVTDDLFYLFREGETLARLRCWSREDEVHDRPLHPDDIDVVLRMAEETEGAAGAELVRYWAQRQPQAFSVYRLVSTGRIVAFTARLVLPAPADPRDVAADPVVAAAWRYTEATAPVGAGEHIGISRFSVYPERYQVPSRVIDLSSSRAHAEAARARGRAYGFAVFQDAETWAGRVRGTLDDTGARPRVGAYSYGLFGVDWRRLPVEAWLLRFISATAGPAPSASGPSPVSRAAFDQAVREALAHWRDTDAFAACALMRTRLAADFGEPVGELRALLRGAVDDLAGDPRGVRAREALTAGYFSGAPTQEAAARRLGLPYGTYRRHLRQGLDLLGEALWQRELHDPR, from the coding sequence ATGGTGTCCGTGGGGGAAAGACTGAGCAGGGCGCGCGTACGGGCCTTCGTGGGACGGGACGAGGAACTCGGCCGGTTCGGGGAGGCGTTGGCCGGTGATCCGCAGGCGCCGTTCGCGTTCTACGTGTACGGGCCGGGCGGCATCGGGAAGTCGACGCTGCTGCGGCGGCTGGCGGACCACGCCCGTGCGTCGGGCCGGCTGCTCGTGGAACTCGACGGCCGGTTCGTCAGCCGGGACCCGGCCGATTTCGAGCACGCCACCGGTCCGTTCCTGGATGTTCCGGGCACGGTCCTGTTCGTGGACTCCTTCGAGCACTGCCAGTGGCTGGAGAGCTGGCTGTGGCACCACTTCCTGCCCCGAGCCGCGGACGACACCCTGGTGGTGCTGGCCGGGCGGCGTGCTCCGCAGCCGCAGTGGACCGCCGACCCCGCCTGGTCCCGGCTGCTGCACGTGAGCGAACTGGAGCCGTTCTCCGAGGAGCAGGCGCGGAGCCTGCTGGTGTCGGCGCAGATCCGGCCCGAACTGCGCGACCGGGTGCTGCGCTTCGCCGGAGGCAACCCGCTGGCGCTGTCGCTGGCGGCCGCGGCGGGATCGGAGGGGTGCGGCAGGCAGGAGATCTGGGCTCCGACGGCGGATGTGCTGCGCACCCTGCTGGCGGGGCTGATCGGGGAGGTGCCCACGGCGGCCCACCGCCGCGCCCTGGAGGTGGCGGCGCAGGCCCGTTCGACGTCGGAGGAACTCCTCGCGGCGGTGCTGCCCGAGGAGGACGTCCATCCGCTCTTCTCCTGGCTGCGGGACCTGCCGTTCATGGAGTCGACCCACCGCGGGCTCCATCCGCACGACGCCGCGCGCGAGACCCTCGCCGCCGACCTGCGCTGGCGGGCGCCGAACGCCTTCGAGTCGATGCGCCGGCGCCTGGCGGACGAGTACCTGCGCCTCCTGCGCGAGGCACCCGAGGAGCGGGTGTGGACCGTCACCGACGATCTCTTCTACCTCTTCCGGGAGGGCGAGACGCTGGCCCGGCTGCGGTGCTGGTCCCGCGAGGACGAGGTGCACGACCGTCCTCTGCACCCGGATGACATCGATGTCGTGCTGCGCATGGCCGAGGAGACCGAGGGGGCGGCCGGCGCGGAGCTGGTCCGCTACTGGGCGCAGCGCCAGCCGCAGGCGTTCAGCGTCTACCGGCTGGTGAGCACGGGCCGGATCGTGGCGTTCACGGCCCGGCTGGTCCTGCCGGCCCCGGCCGACCCCCGGGACGTGGCGGCCGATCCCGTCGTCGCGGCCGCCTGGCGGTACACCGAGGCCACCGCGCCGGTGGGTGCGGGCGAGCACATCGGCATCAGCCGTTTCTCGGTCTATCCCGAGCGGTACCAGGTTCCCTCGCGCGTCATCGACCTGAGCAGTTCCCGGGCCCATGCGGAGGCGGCGCGGGCCCGCGGCCGTGCCTACGGTTTCGCGGTGTTCCAGGACGCCGAGACCTGGGCCGGGCGGGTCAGGGGCACGCTCGACGACACCGGGGCGCGGCCGCGGGTGGGTGCGTACTCCTACGGGCTGTTCGGTGTGGACTGGCGCCGGCTGCCGGTGGAGGCATGGCTGCTGCGTTTCATATCGGCCACGGCCGGGCCGGCGCCGTCCGCGTCCGGGCCGTCGCCCGTCTCACGGGCCGCGTTCGACCAGGCCGTGCGCGAGGCGCTGGCGCACTGGCGCGATACGGACGCGTTCGCCGCCTGCGCTCTGATGCGTACCCGTCTGGCGGCCGACTTCGGTGAACCGGTCGGGGAGTTGCGTGCCCTGCTGCGCGGGGCCGTCGACGATCTCGCGGGGGATCCGCGCGGAGTGCGGGCGCGTGAGGCCCTGACGGCGGGCTACTTCTCCGGTGCGCCCACCCAGGAGGCCGCCGCGCGCCGTCTGGGTCTTCCGTACGGGACCTACCGTCGTCACCTGCGTCAGGGTCTGGACCTGCTCGGCGAGGCGTTGTGGCAGCGGGAGCTGCACGACCCGAGGTAG
- a CDS encoding SRPBCC family protein has product MVTIDESAPVIVRLSTVIDAPLESVWALHTDIAAWPLWNPDVVRVEAEGPLRPGGSFSWRTHGLDITSTVRELVPGERIVWGGPAAGITGVHVWTFEQDGGRTTVRTEESWSGAPVEAAADDLHKALHDSLESWLSHLKSRAEQAA; this is encoded by the coding sequence ATGGTCACCATCGACGAGAGCGCTCCCGTCATCGTCCGCCTGAGCACCGTGATCGACGCCCCGCTCGAGAGCGTGTGGGCGCTGCACACCGACATTGCGGCCTGGCCGCTGTGGAACCCGGACGTGGTCCGGGTGGAGGCCGAGGGGCCGCTGCGGCCCGGCGGGTCGTTCAGCTGGCGCACCCACGGCCTGGACATCACCTCCACCGTGCGGGAGCTGGTTCCCGGGGAGCGGATCGTGTGGGGCGGTCCCGCCGCCGGTATCACCGGCGTGCACGTGTGGACGTTCGAGCAGGACGGCGGGCGCACCACCGTCCGCACCGAGGAGTCCTGGAGCGGCGCCCCGGTCGAGGCCGCGGCCGACGACCTCCACAAGGCCCTCCACGACTCCCTGGAGAGCTGGCTCTCCCACCTCAAAAGCCGTGCCGAACAGGCTGCCTGA
- a CDS encoding carotenoid oxygenase family protein: MTTAKPYLTGHYTPLTEEVTATGLTVEGSLPPELNGRLLRNGHNPKPGVTPSHWFKGSGMVHGIRLRAGRAEWYRNRWVHTPALDGAPYMTERGPDLSASTAGTHIIEHGGRLLALCEANFPFELTPELETVGAHDFGGKLRSAMTAHPKEDPVTGELHFFGSSPFPPFLTYYVADAKGEITDSADVPGATASLKHDFAITRRHVVFVEGNVTFDATEHSGIPYSWSDHQPARIGVMPRGGDGARHVRWFSIEPGNMLHVSNAYEDGLGRIVLEGPTVDREGFRLSWNWWVGAPGRGSEPGSRSYTRRWVIDLAEGTVGEQIIDDLPVEFPTLNEDFLGVENRYQYAIAFPDENGFGGYGVVKYDRTTGARRIHQVGDARMPSEAVFVPAADATSEDDGYLLTVVSDLKQDSSQLLVLDASGLDRVATVHLPHRVTAGIHGSWVPDSELDHGNG; encoded by the coding sequence ATGACCACTGCGAAGCCGTACCTGACCGGCCACTACACCCCCCTCACCGAGGAGGTCACCGCCACCGGCCTCACCGTCGAGGGTTCCCTGCCCCCCGAGCTGAACGGCCGGCTGCTGCGCAACGGGCACAACCCCAAGCCCGGTGTCACTCCCAGCCACTGGTTCAAGGGCAGCGGCATGGTCCACGGCATCCGCCTGCGTGCGGGCCGCGCCGAGTGGTACCGCAACCGCTGGGTGCACACTCCCGCCCTGGACGGCGCCCCGTACATGACCGAGCGCGGGCCGGACCTGAGCGCCAGCACCGCCGGTACGCACATCATCGAGCACGGCGGACGCCTGCTGGCGCTGTGCGAGGCGAACTTCCCCTTCGAGCTCACCCCGGAGCTGGAAACGGTCGGCGCCCACGACTTCGGCGGCAAGCTGCGCAGTGCGATGACCGCGCACCCCAAGGAGGACCCGGTGACCGGGGAGCTCCACTTCTTCGGGTCCTCGCCGTTCCCGCCGTTCCTGACGTACTACGTCGCGGACGCCAAGGGCGAGATCACCGACAGTGCCGATGTGCCGGGGGCGACCGCCTCGCTCAAGCACGATTTCGCGATCACCCGCCGTCATGTGGTGTTCGTCGAGGGCAATGTCACCTTCGACGCCACGGAGCACTCCGGTATCCCCTACAGCTGGAGCGATCACCAGCCCGCCCGTATCGGTGTCATGCCGCGCGGTGGTGACGGGGCCCGGCACGTCCGCTGGTTCTCCATCGAGCCCGGCAACATGCTGCACGTCTCCAACGCCTACGAGGACGGCCTGGGCCGCATCGTCCTGGAGGGTCCCACCGTGGACCGCGAGGGCTTCCGGCTCTCCTGGAACTGGTGGGTCGGGGCGCCCGGGCGCGGCAGTGAGCCCGGCTCCCGCTCCTACACCCGCCGTTGGGTGATCGACCTGGCGGAGGGGACCGTCGGCGAGCAGATCATCGACGATCTGCCGGTGGAGTTCCCGACCCTCAACGAGGACTTCCTGGGTGTGGAGAACCGCTACCAGTACGCGATCGCCTTCCCCGACGAGAACGGTTTCGGCGGCTACGGTGTCGTCAAGTACGACCGCACCACCGGTGCCCGCCGCATCCACCAGGTGGGCGATGCCCGGATGCCGAGCGAGGCCGTCTTCGTGCCCGCCGCCGATGCCACGAGCGAGGACGACGGCTATCTGCTGACCGTGGTCTCCGACCTCAAGCAGGACTCCTCCCAGCTGCTGGTCCTGGACGCCTCCGGCCTCGACAGGGTCGCCACCGTCCATCTGCCCCACCGGGTGACGGCCGGAATCCACGGCTCCTGGGTCCCCGACAGCGAGCTGGACCACGGCAACGGCTGA
- a CDS encoding MFS transporter yields the protein MNVALTQTGRSARRPPGPGAVLAALAAAQFTVMLATSIVNVALPQIRDGAGLSDGGTTWVVNAYGLAFGALLLAGGRVADLLGRRRVLVAGLALFVLASVAAGLATSPGVLIGARAVQGAGAAAIAPAALALAMDGFPPGPARGRALGVWGAVSGAGAAGGVLLGGVLTQAWGWPWIFHSVAFGAVLVLAAVAVLVPRDAVRETAGRFDLLGTVTVTLALTCLVWGLTTARGAGWGDPPVLGALGGAVVLLAAFCVIERGRPQALVPVRLLTAGRVGAGNLLMALLGSVWIALFFFLPLYQQQVLGSGPLVTGVGQLPLAGAHMLGSALAPRVARRFGATATLTVALLTEAAGLLWLSRMSADGTYPVDVLGPSVLVGLGLSVAFVQLTGLAVDGVPRQDAGLAGGLVNTTRQVGGAIGLAALATLAGSVTAGASADRPSLEALTAGYRAAFTVSAAVLAVTALLALLLTRRTGARTPAAPAGPASDPAPGPAGSPLSPVRQNTP from the coding sequence ATGAACGTTGCACTCACGCAGACGGGCCGGTCAGCACGCCGGCCCCCCGGGCCGGGAGCGGTGCTCGCGGCGCTCGCCGCGGCCCAGTTCACCGTCATGCTCGCCACCTCGATCGTCAATGTGGCGCTCCCTCAGATCCGTGACGGGGCGGGCCTGTCGGACGGCGGGACCACCTGGGTGGTCAACGCCTACGGCCTGGCGTTCGGGGCGCTGCTCCTGGCGGGCGGACGGGTCGCCGATCTCCTGGGCCGCCGCCGGGTGCTGGTGGCCGGGCTCGCGCTGTTCGTGCTGGCGTCGGTGGCGGCGGGGCTGGCCACCTCCCCCGGTGTGCTGATCGGTGCCCGTGCGGTGCAGGGGGCCGGCGCCGCCGCGATCGCCCCGGCCGCGCTCGCGCTGGCGATGGACGGGTTCCCGCCCGGGCCGGCGCGTGGCAGGGCGCTGGGGGTGTGGGGTGCGGTCTCCGGTGCGGGGGCCGCGGGCGGCGTTCTGCTGGGCGGTGTGCTCACCCAGGCGTGGGGCTGGCCGTGGATCTTCCATTCGGTGGCGTTCGGGGCGGTGCTGGTGCTGGCCGCGGTGGCCGTGCTGGTGCCCCGGGACGCCGTACGCGAGACGGCCGGGCGGTTCGACCTGCTGGGCACCGTCACCGTGACGCTGGCGCTGACCTGTCTGGTGTGGGGTCTGACCACCGCGCGCGGGGCCGGCTGGGGCGATCCGCCGGTGCTGGGCGCGCTCGGTGGCGCCGTCGTGCTGCTGGCGGCCTTCTGTGTGATCGAGCGGGGCCGGCCGCAGGCGCTGGTGCCGGTGCGGCTGCTCACCGCGGGCCGGGTCGGTGCGGGCAATCTGCTGATGGCCCTGCTGGGGTCCGTGTGGATCGCCCTGTTCTTCTTCCTGCCGCTGTACCAGCAGCAGGTCCTCGGGTCGGGCCCGCTGGTCACGGGAGTGGGGCAACTCCCCCTCGCCGGCGCCCATATGCTCGGCTCCGCCCTCGCCCCGCGCGTGGCCCGGCGGTTCGGTGCCACCGCGACCCTGACCGTGGCGCTGCTGACGGAGGCGGCCGGGCTGCTGTGGCTGTCGCGGATGAGCGCCGACGGCACCTACCCGGTGGACGTCCTCGGCCCGAGCGTCCTGGTCGGCCTGGGGCTCAGCGTCGCCTTCGTCCAGCTCACCGGGCTGGCCGTGGACGGTGTCCCGCGGCAGGACGCGGGTCTTGCCGGCGGGCTGGTGAACACCACCCGGCAGGTCGGCGGGGCGATCGGTCTCGCGGCCCTGGCCACCCTGGCCGGTTCCGTCACCGCCGGCGCGTCCGCGGACCGGCCCTCCCTGGAGGCGCTCACGGCCGGCTACCGGGCCGCCTTCACCGTCTCGGCCGCGGTCCTAGCCGTCACGGCCCTCCTCGCGCTGCTCCTCACCCGCCGCACGGGGGCGCGTACCCCGGCCGCCCCCGCCGGGCCGGCTTCCGATCCGGCTCCCGGCCCGGCGGGCTCTCCGCTCTCCCCCGTCCGGCAGAACACTCCCTAG
- a CDS encoding nuclear transport factor 2 family protein, which translates to MTSTDIATAIHDLLFEPGLDLAEAIDRHFAPDYRQRTNGVWSDRTGFARHMTRLRSLVGSGHVEVHEELRDGLLYADRHTVTLGHRDGHTSRTEVYLFARMAPDGRFRRVEETTLLITGDAEDNNIGLVG; encoded by the coding sequence ATGACGTCGACCGATATCGCCACGGCCATCCACGATCTGCTGTTCGAGCCGGGCCTGGACCTCGCCGAAGCCATCGACCGGCACTTCGCCCCCGACTACCGCCAGCGCACCAACGGCGTGTGGAGCGACAGGACGGGCTTCGCCCGGCACATGACGCGCCTGCGCTCGCTGGTCGGCAGCGGGCACGTCGAGGTCCACGAAGAGCTCCGCGACGGGCTGCTCTACGCCGACCGTCACACCGTCACCCTCGGCCACCGCGACGGCCACACCTCCCGTACCGAGGTGTACCTCTTCGCCCGGATGGCACCCGACGGCCGCTTCCGGCGCGTGGAGGAGACCACTCTGCTGATCACCGGAGACGCCGAGGACAACAACATCGGACTGGTCGGCTGA
- a CDS encoding ABC transporter permease: MSSPTTALPPAAVREAGGRGRPREVDNRAAYVSFGLAYLLGHGTAAVSRGPAPLLGLPDWLPMTLLGGGLVAGITMATLAALRAQHGASAPEVLSGKLLGAAWITAFTALFLAITGLTSVLGQPDLQSVLWPAGSGLVVGLVYLAEGAVRRNVLHYSLGVWLALASTAALAFTAPAFYWVLTLAGGGAYALAAVLEHRRLHAR; this comes from the coding sequence ATGTCCAGCCCCACCACCGCCTTGCCGCCCGCCGCCGTTCGTGAGGCCGGCGGCCGTGGCCGCCCTCGCGAGGTCGACAACCGTGCGGCCTACGTCAGTTTCGGACTGGCCTACCTGCTCGGCCACGGCACGGCCGCGGTCTCCCGGGGGCCCGCTCCCCTGCTCGGCCTGCCCGACTGGCTGCCCATGACGCTCCTCGGCGGCGGACTCGTCGCCGGCATCACCATGGCCACCCTGGCCGCGCTGCGGGCCCAGCACGGGGCCTCCGCACCGGAGGTCCTCTCGGGCAAGCTGCTCGGCGCGGCCTGGATCACGGCCTTCACGGCCCTGTTCCTGGCCATCACCGGCCTGACCTCCGTGCTCGGCCAGCCGGATCTCCAGTCCGTGCTGTGGCCGGCCGGCTCCGGGCTCGTCGTCGGCCTGGTCTACCTCGCCGAAGGCGCCGTACGCCGCAACGTGCTGCACTACAGCCTCGGTGTCTGGCTGGCCCTGGCCTCCACCGCGGCCCTCGCGTTCACCGCCCCCGCCTTCTACTGGGTCCTCACCCTCGCGGGCGGCGGCGCCTACGCCCTGGCCGCGGTCCTCGAACACCGCCGGCTGCACGCGCGCTGA